In a single window of the Cucumis melo cultivar AY chromosome 11, USDA_Cmelo_AY_1.0, whole genome shotgun sequence genome:
- the LOC103490557 gene encoding rop guanine nucleotide exchange factor 1: protein MSSMSSDDGSDQLSDRCGSYSLSADVSESESCSSFSCRRFDGEGASSSMASSPHPVSANFCFPPPVSLPLLGGKDVFVWDDKSKKREADLSEVEMMKERFAKLLLGEDMSGGGKGVCTALAISNAITNLSASVFGELWRLEPLAPQKRAMWHREMEWLLCVCDSIVELVPTVQPFPGGGTYEVMMSKPRSDLHMNLPALKKLDALLLGILGGFCHTEFWYVDRGIVLGDLNDCNDFLPGGRPSIRQEDKWWLPCPKVPADGLSEDARKRLQQCRDCTNQILKAAMAINSNVLVEMEVPAAYMETLPKSGKACLGDIIYRYMTADHFSPECLLDCLDLSSEHHTLEIANRIEASIHIWRQKDHKRSAHRNKGRRPTWSGKVKGIVGDPRKSNNLARRAETLLDSLRLRFPGLPQTALDMAKIQYNKDVGQSILESYSRVMESLAFNIMARIDDVLYVDDAIKRCVEAESISLFNRGLGGLPIQKRMSPSPFSIHQSPFASPFATPTFCSSTPIGGSPGRLSPSPTVKRSNTKKETAVLSKDKQSQSEKDKIWSYAGNLSGRRVSGVTPERD from the exons ATGAGTAGTATGTCTTCCGATGACGGCTCCGACCAGCTCAGCGATCGTTGTGGGAGCTACAGTTTGAGTGCTGATGTCAGTGAGTCGGAGAGTTGTAGTAGCTTTTCTTGCCGGAGGTTTGATGGTGAAGGGGCTTCCAGCTCAATGGCTTCTTCTCCCCATCCTGTTTCTGCAAATTTCTGCTTTCCCCCGCCGGTTTCGTTGCCGTTACTTGGAGGCAAGGATGTTTTTGTTTGGGATGACAAGTCTAAGAAACGGGAAGCTGATTTATCTG AAGTTGAGATGATGAAGGAGAGATTTGCCAAACTTCTCCTTGGTGAAGACATGTCGGGGGGAGGGAAAGGGGTTTGCACAGCTCTTGCTATCTCGAATGCCATTACCAATCTCTCTG CTAGCGTATTTGGTGAATTATGGAGATTGGAGCCACTGGCACCGCAAAAAAGGGCAATGTGGCATAGAGAAATGGAATGGCTTCTATGTGTTTGTGATTCCATTGTGGAGCTTGTTCCTACAGTTCAGCCTTTCCCTGGTGGAGGTACTTACGAAGTAATGATGTCTAAACCACGCTCAGACTTGCACATGAACCTCCCTGCCTTGAAGAAGCTTGATGCATTGCTTCTTGGTATTCTTGGTGGGTTTTGCCATACAGAATTTTGGTACGTTGATCGGGGTATAGTTTTGGGCGACTTGAATGACTGTAACGATTTCCTGCCTGGTGGAAGGCCTTCGATTAGACAAGAAGATAAGTGGTGGCTTCCTTGCCCAAAAGTTCCAGCAGATGGTCTGTCTGAAGATGCCAGAAAGAGGCTGCAGCAGTGTAGGGACTGTACTAATCAAATACTCAAAGCAGCCATGGCAATCAATAGTAATGTACTTGTAGAAATGGAAGTTCCTGCGGCTTACATGGAAACCTTGCCTAAG AGTGGAAAAGCTTGCTTGGGTGATATCATTTATCGCTACATGACTGCTGACCACTTCTCGCCTGAATGCCTCCTTGATTGCTTAGACCTTTCATCAGAGCATCACACCTTGGAAATAGCAAATAGGATTGAGGCTTCAATTCATATTTGGAGGCAAAAAGACCATAAAAGAAGCGCTCATCGCAACAAGGGAAGACGACCAACTTGGAGTGGCAAGGTCAAGGGCATTGTTGGAGACCCTAGGAAGAGTAACAATTTGGCCAGGAGGGCAGAGACCCTTCTTGACAGTCTAAGACTAAGATTTCCAGGATTACCTCAAACAGCATTAGACATGGCCAAGATCCAATATAACAAA GATGTGGGGCAATCAATTCTTGAAAGCTATTCAAGGGTCATGGAGAGTTTGGCTTTCAACATCATGGCACGAATTGACGACGTCTTGTACGTAGATGATGCGATCAAGCGATGTGTTGAAGCGGAGTCAATCTCACTTTTCAACAGAGGTTTAGGTGGTCTTCCAATCCAGAAACGGATGTCTCCAAGCCCCTTCTCAATCCATCAGAGCCCATTTGCCTCACCATTTGCAACTCCAACTTTCTGTTCCTCTACTCCAATTGGAGGAAGCCCAGGAAGACTATCTCCATCCCCAACTGTAAAAAGAAGCAATACGAAGAAAGAAACAGCAGTTCTAAGTAAAGACAAACAAAGCCAAAGTGAGAAAGATAAAATCTGGTCATATGCTGGGAATCTTAGTGGTAGAAGAGTCTCTGGGGTGACTCCAGAGAGAGATTGA